GCACCCGCATGAAGGGAGGCGAGAAGGGGAAGTTGTCGGGGAAGGTGAGGTTCAGCAGGATGAACTCGGTGTTGGTCTCCTTCATGTCCTGCCACAGCACCGAGTCCTTGTCCACCTGGTGCAGCTTCACGTTCCAGTCGAACAGGCTCTCGTCCACCAGCTCCACGGAGATGAAGCGGTCGCTGAGGCGCGCGATGTCCTGCAGCTCCTTCATGAGCCGCCGGCTGCGCACCTGCGTGCAGTGCTGCTGGCGCGCCGCGGGCACCAGGCtgccgcccgccgccgccgccgctgccacCGCGGGCCCCGGCCCCGCCCTGGCGCCCGCAGCCCGCTCCCGGGGGCCCCCGGCGCCCGCCGCCCCCGCCGCCCCTGCCGGCTGCGGCGGCTTGTCGCGCGAGGCCAGCTCCGCCGCGCGCTTCCCCTTGCTCTTGCCGGGCCCCGGGCTCGCGTCGCCCGCGCCCCcggggtgctgctgctgctgctgctgctgcttgtgGCCGCCGCTCTTGGCGCCGCCCTTGCCGCGCAGCGACGCGCTCTGCTGTCCGCCGCCGCCGCGGTGGTTGTGGTGGTGCTTGGGGTCCTCGGTGTCCCGGTTGTGCAGGCGGATGAGCCCGATTTTGCGGAGCAGTGTGGCCATTTTAGGCTCGGTGCCGGCGGGGGGCTACCCCTGGCTTCTCCCCCGGAGCCCGCGAGCCTGGGCGCGGGGGACGCGAGATAGCGGCGACTGGGGACCGCTCTGCGGGGCGCGGCGCGGGCCACCCCGGGCGCCGGCGGCCGTGGCGCAGCGGAGCGGGCAGCACACGCGCTCGCCGGCCGCTGTGTCGCCGTGTCATAAGCCGGGGCCCGCTCCGGCTCCGGCCGCCCAGGGAGGGCAGGAGTGGAGGAGCCGCGGCGCGGCTGTGGGTCCTCGAGCTGATCCCTGGGCACAGTCCCCGGAGTGCCGGTGTCCGCTGTCCTTTGTGCGCGGCGCTGGCCGCGCTGGCCCCGAGTCCAGGCGCCGCGCCGGGGCGCGCAGAGTCGCCCTCAGCGCCCCGGGGTTAGCGAGGTGGCCGCGGGCTGTTGCCTGGGGAGCCTGCCGGGCCGTGCCGTGCTGGCGGCTACCGCGGGGCCCGGGCCGCTGCCGCTCGCGTCGCCGCCGCCGCTGCGGCTGCTGACATTGCAGAGGCGGCTGCTCCGTCTGAGCAGAGCGCGGCGCGGAGGGGGCGGCACTGCCGGCGGGGAGGGGGGGCGCGGGGCGGAGCCGCCGGCCTGCCTGCCGCCCCCGCCGCCTGCTCCCACAGCGACGCGCGCACGGCCGCTGGGGGGAGACAGCGGAGCGCGCCGGACTCGCGGGCGCTGAGGCTGCGGGGGAGCCGCGTGCGGAGCCCGCCGGGGCCCGGAGGCAAGGGGGTGGGGGTTCTGAGGCGTGGGTCCTTCTGCCCTTGTCCCGTCGCGCCGTCCCCCCCGGCCCGAGCCTCAGACCCCACTTAACCTCATTAGAACAAGCCAGAGGAAAAAGGCAGGAAAGTAACTGTTCATGGATTCTTTCGCCTCAGATGGAGCTCAGTGTCCCCGCACAGCAGTCAAGGGCCAGCTGGGGCCGGGACAGCGGCGGGGACGCTTTCTTAAGGACCCATTAAGGAATCAGCGTGGGAGTGGGATGCGGCATCTGTGCCCGCTACAAGCCCCTGCAGAATGGCCCCCCTCGcgtcacccctccctccccatcgGCCGCTCCCCTTCCCCCCGCCACGCCGGGGTCTCTGCGCTCGGAGGAAGGGTGGGGGGCGGGAGGGGCCAGCCCAGCGCTGCCTCGCGTCTCCTGCCCGAAGGCTCCGAGGAGCGAATCCGAGGGAGGCGTCCCAAGCCCGTGGCCGGTGCCCCGGGACGACGGGTGCCCCCGCTGCGCCCCCAAGCGCCAGGTACCCGCGGATGACTTCCGGGACCACCCGCGGAAGGAGACGAGGTTCACCGCCAACTTGCTGCTCTCACCCTTGTCTTTCCCACTGAAAtcagattatcttttttttttaatttttttattaaatcataactgtatacaatgatatgaaaTCAGATTATCTTTAATCTGGTTAATTTCAAGCAAAAACCAACTTCAGATCCCCCAAAACTGGAAGAACCTGAGGACCCACGAAGCTTCTATGTTTCCGGGAAGCTTCTAACTCTTGCAGGGCGCTCACGTGTGTGAGATGATTGCTGAAATAATGGAAAAATCACCCCATAGACTCAAGTGGTTTAGGTTTCTAAACTTCACCGCTGCTGTTCGTGGTTTGACTTTGAACCTGGGGAGCCTCTGAGTCGGTCCGGAGGGCCTGATCAGTTCGAGAGCCATCATGATGACTTTTTATTCTTAACATCTTCTACCATGTTTACTTTCCCCAAATTATTAGAAATTTTCACTGTGAAAAATAACTCTTCAGGCCACCGTGGAGACCGTTTCACAGCCCTATGGGGCCTGGGGTTCAGTGCTTTGGGGTTGTTGAACAGGAGAGCTGTGTTCAGCTTGTGGTAAAGGAGCAGAGGCTGCCTGCACTCCTGGGGTGCCCAGAGAGGTAGCTAGACAGACAGACGCAGCCTTGGGGGCCCCTTGGCTTCAAGGGGAATGAAGGCAGTGGCCAGGGAAGAGCAGTGGCTGGGGATGGAATCCACCTGCAGCACACTGAAGGGCTCTTTGTCCTGTCTCCTGctctgtttggtttggtttggttttgtggTCTTGTGACTCCATTCCATCCACCCCAGTTTTTTAAAATAGGATGAGAAGGAAGATGGCAATGTCTGTCTGTTAAAGTCCTATGAGTTTGCTGAACACAGGGATGAGGGGT
This Nycticebus coucang isolate mNycCou1 chromosome 1, mNycCou1.pri, whole genome shotgun sequence DNA region includes the following protein-coding sequences:
- the UBE2QL1 gene encoding ubiquitin-conjugating enzyme E2Q-like protein 1 — encoded protein: MATLLRKIGLIRLHNRDTEDPKHHHNHRGGGGQQSASLRGKGGAKSGGHKQQQQQQQHPGGAGDASPGPGKSKGKRAAELASRDKPPQPAGAAGAAGAGGPRERAAGARAGPGPAVAAAAAAGGSLVPAARQQHCTQVRSRRLMKELQDIARLSDRFISVELVDESLFDWNVKLHQVDKDSVLWQDMKETNTEFILLNLTFPDNFPFSPPFMRVLSPRLENGYVLDGGAICMELLTPRGWSSAYTVEAVMRQFAASLVKGQGRICRKAGKSKKSFSRKEAEATFKSLVKTHEKYGWVTPPVSDG